A genomic window from Rhizobium sp. 007 includes:
- a CDS encoding TrbC/VirB2 family protein, producing MTSKSSLRPVAASALMAAAIVACMVEPAFAQAAGIETVLQNIVDMLTGNIARLLAVIAVIIICIAWMFGYMDLRRAGYWIIGIGGIFGATELVNTIVGS from the coding sequence ATGACTTCAAAATCCAGTCTTCGCCCTGTCGCTGCCTCTGCCTTGATGGCCGCAGCCATCGTTGCGTGCATGGTCGAACCGGCCTTCGCCCAGGCCGCAGGCATCGAAACCGTCCTGCAGAATATCGTCGATATGCTGACCGGCAACATCGCCCGCCTGCTCGCGGTCATCGCCGTAATCATCATCTGCATTGCCTGGATGTTCGGGTACATGGATCTGCGCCGTGCCGGCTACTGGATCATCGGCATCGGGGGGATCTTCGGTGCCACCGAACTGGTGAACACCATCGTTGGGAGCTGA
- a CDS encoding RES family NAD+ phosphorylase — protein MTDRFAQAPRPSYRLIPSRFPPIGLFDTVATAADLEAVMELTGWTNDRLVADRIQRLPQGEWVYGTPNSSIVMGAFLHVAPGGMRFNGTELGAWYAADDLRTAAAEVGHHLRREAVARGVATMTRTYRSYMAILLGDYLDIRGEQMLRPEIYDGTSYAASQALGEQVRSNGAAGILYDSLRRRAGVNIVAHRPRNIRNVVQADHFEITISAGDRRIDVQRLAS, from the coding sequence GTGACTGATCGTTTTGCTCAGGCGCCGCGTCCTTCGTACCGGCTGATCCCATCACGATTTCCGCCAATCGGGCTTTTTGATACCGTTGCGACGGCGGCCGATCTCGAAGCCGTGATGGAGCTTACCGGATGGACCAATGACCGTCTGGTTGCCGACCGCATCCAACGACTTCCCCAGGGCGAATGGGTCTACGGCACTCCCAATTCCAGCATCGTGATGGGGGCATTTCTCCATGTTGCGCCGGGAGGAATGCGGTTTAATGGCACCGAGCTCGGCGCATGGTATGCCGCCGACGATCTCCGCACAGCCGCAGCCGAGGTTGGCCATCATCTTCGGCGCGAAGCTGTTGCGCGCGGTGTGGCGACGATGACGCGCACCTATCGAAGCTACATGGCCATCCTGCTTGGAGATTACCTCGACATTCGTGGAGAGCAGATGCTGCGGCCCGAGATCTATGACGGCACCAGCTACGCCGCGTCGCAAGCGCTTGGTGAGCAAGTGCGTTCGAACGGCGCGGCCGGCATCCTCTATGACAGCCTGCGGCGCAGAGCCGGCGTGAACATTGTCGCACACCGGCCGCGGAACATTCGCAACGTCGTGCAGGCCGACCACTTCGAGATCACCATTTCCGCCGGCGATCGACGCATTGACGTCCAAAGGCTCGCGTCCTAA
- a CDS encoding type IV secretion system protein VirB3 translates to MATAPDIEEDTLFLACTRPAMIAGVTMEAMGLNIMLTTILYITAGSIAYALVGVVFHFMFRTLVKHDHNMFRILVSWMETRGRSRNTSYWGGATLSPLKLTRHYDERDLSLA, encoded by the coding sequence ATGGCGACAGCTCCCGACATCGAAGAAGACACCCTGTTCCTGGCCTGCACCCGGCCGGCGATGATTGCAGGTGTGACCATGGAGGCGATGGGCTTGAACATCATGCTGACGACGATCCTCTACATCACGGCGGGATCGATTGCCTATGCGCTTGTCGGCGTCGTCTTCCATTTCATGTTCCGAACGCTCGTCAAGCACGACCATAACATGTTCCGGATCCTGGTTTCTTGGATGGAGACCCGCGGTCGATCGCGCAACACCTCCTATTGGGGCGGGGCCACGCTCTCGCCGCTCAAGCTCACCAGACACTATGACGAAAGGGACCTAAGCCTTGCCTAG
- a CDS encoding antitoxin Xre/MbcA/ParS toxin-binding domain-containing protein, producing the protein MPHARRTEPQDRHEPQRLETDRFAPAIRKRLSAPALRTFLAIADLWGLNEEQRLLVLGYPSRSTYHNWAKQAREHGAFTLDVDTLIRISAVLGIHQALGILFADERLGVAWLRTPHEALVFGGHPPLDVLTSGTQDGLMTVRRFLDAARGGIYMHPNILDETFTPYDDGDIVFR; encoded by the coding sequence ATGCCGCACGCGCGACGCACCGAGCCACAGGACAGGCACGAGCCGCAGCGCCTGGAAACCGACCGGTTTGCTCCGGCAATCCGCAAAAGGTTGAGCGCCCCGGCTCTGCGAACCTTCCTAGCGATCGCCGATCTTTGGGGCCTGAACGAAGAGCAGCGCTTGCTTGTGCTGGGTTACCCGTCCCGGTCGACTTATCACAACTGGGCCAAGCAAGCGCGCGAACATGGTGCCTTCACGCTGGACGTCGACACCCTCATTCGGATCTCGGCCGTGCTCGGCATTCATCAGGCGCTTGGGATCCTGTTTGCCGATGAACGCCTCGGCGTTGCGTGGCTGCGGACGCCGCATGAAGCGCTTGTTTTCGGCGGCCACCCCCCGCTCGACGTCCTGACGAGCGGAACGCAGGACGGCCTGATGACAGTTCGTCGATTTCTCGATGCGGCAAGGGGTGGCATCTACATGCATCCGAACATCCTGGACGAAACGTTCACACCTTACGACGACGGGGACATCGTCTTCCGGTGA
- a CDS encoding transglycosylase SLT domain-containing protein: MPVAFVDLAQACAPNIAIETIAAVVSLESSFQPYAIRINSGPPLSDRPASKAEAIELATSLVAAHQDIQIGLGGLGLEELHELKLSISDAFDPCMNLKATATLLDGYYRLALRAGADAAQAENIMLQSHYGRDDPSLGKLVGYDEQVRQEMVRLSPKLASLSIAEPRMEARFEKPADIQDVSAVAKRLPQADETASWDVFNSRRRSSVLVFQNDRSEQSE; this comes from the coding sequence ATGCCAGTCGCCTTCGTCGATCTTGCGCAGGCATGCGCTCCCAACATTGCGATCGAGACGATTGCTGCAGTTGTTAGCCTGGAGAGTAGTTTTCAGCCCTATGCCATCCGCATCAACAGTGGCCCGCCGCTTTCGGATCGGCCGGCATCGAAGGCGGAGGCCATTGAGCTCGCCACTTCCCTTGTTGCGGCTCACCAGGACATCCAGATCGGTCTTGGCGGTCTCGGCTTGGAGGAACTGCACGAGCTGAAGCTTTCCATATCGGATGCGTTCGATCCCTGCATGAACCTCAAGGCCACCGCCACTCTTCTCGATGGGTATTATCGCCTTGCCTTGCGCGCAGGCGCCGATGCGGCGCAAGCGGAAAACATCATGCTTCAGTCTCATTACGGTCGAGACGATCCGTCGCTGGGCAAACTGGTCGGATATGACGAGCAGGTCCGCCAGGAAATGGTCCGGCTGTCCCCCAAACTGGCGTCGCTTTCCATTGCCGAGCCGCGCATGGAAGCTCGCTTCGAGAAGCCCGCAGACATTCAGGACGTGTCAGCGGTCGCAAAACGCCTTCCCCAAGCCGATGAGACCGCCTCATGGGACGTCTTCAATTCCCGGCGGCGATCTTCGGTTCTCGTGTTTCAGAATGATCGATCGGAGCAAAGTGAATGA
- the pstS gene encoding phosphate ABC transporter substrate-binding protein PstS, translating to MLRSHVFWSLRPGVEDALRILAAVGLLAIAQATPTDVWAEPIRGAGSTFVAPVMAQWAEDYRVARADGGDFSSPDWTVDYELVGSLGGLMRLDQPELDFAATDVPVNPAELEKHGRQQFPMVFGSVAVVANVDGIAAGSLRLSGPVVADIYLGKIQRWSDLAIKALNPDLSLPDLKISPLHRTDGSGSTYVFTEYLSAISAEWSKVHGADMLITWPVGTGAEGTRDLIQAVKSTKGAIAYAEYGQVERTGLPFASLQNKSGNFVKPGAEGVQAAVNAVAWDKTKHFHVSLTDLPGKDAYPITTATFAVVPVAGRSGDRFGRVHDLFRLAFKNSAAATKLGYVPVPARLVDQIEQYWARTRGASN from the coding sequence ATGTTGAGATCACACGTTTTTTGGTCCCTGCGTCCTGGAGTGGAGGACGCTCTCAGGATCCTTGCTGCTGTCGGCCTGCTGGCGATCGCCCAGGCAACCCCCACGGACGTTTGGGCCGAACCTATTCGCGGCGCTGGCTCGACTTTTGTCGCACCCGTCATGGCGCAATGGGCGGAAGATTACCGTGTCGCCCGAGCCGATGGGGGAGATTTCAGTTCTCCTGATTGGACAGTCGATTACGAACTGGTCGGCTCGCTCGGCGGCCTCATGCGGCTCGATCAGCCGGAGTTGGATTTTGCGGCGACGGACGTACCGGTTAACCCGGCCGAACTCGAAAAGCACGGCCGTCAACAGTTTCCGATGGTCTTCGGCAGTGTTGCAGTTGTCGCGAACGTCGATGGTATTGCCGCAGGTAGCCTTCGGCTATCGGGCCCTGTCGTTGCCGATATCTATCTTGGCAAGATCCAGCGTTGGTCAGACTTGGCGATCAAGGCGCTGAACCCCGATCTTTCGCTTCCGGACCTTAAGATCAGCCCACTTCACCGCACGGACGGCTCCGGCAGCACCTATGTGTTTACGGAGTATCTTTCGGCAATCAGTGCCGAATGGAGCAAGGTGCACGGCGCCGACATGCTCATCACCTGGCCCGTTGGAACGGGTGCGGAAGGCACGCGGGATTTGATCCAGGCGGTGAAGAGCACCAAAGGTGCCATCGCCTACGCCGAATACGGCCAGGTGGAACGCACCGGTCTCCCCTTCGCCTCGCTTCAGAACAAGTCCGGAAATTTCGTCAAGCCGGGAGCCGAGGGCGTGCAGGCCGCCGTCAACGCAGTCGCCTGGGACAAGACCAAGCATTTCCACGTCTCGCTCACTGATCTGCCGGGAAAAGACGCCTATCCGATCACAACGGCGACGTTCGCCGTCGTTCCGGTCGCCGGACGCTCCGGGGATCGTTTCGGCCGGGTTCATGACCTCTTCCGCCTGGCGTTCAAGAATAGTGCGGCCGCGACCAAGCTCGGCTACGTGCCGGTACCGGCCCGGCTCGTTGATCAGATCGAGCAATATTGGGCAAGGACGCGGGGCGCGAGCAACTGA
- a CDS encoding MarR family transcriptional regulator, whose translation MTRALNVQWHNLAFSAFIFHEIFDNPLEDETPQSRLKQIGMMSVLYIMHQGHQPLTLSNIVETTGLTRTGVTETVDPLVRRGLLTESFVKNSMGRGKARRFEIAPEILEKIRSFQGS comes from the coding sequence ATGACAAGAGCACTCAACGTTCAATGGCACAACCTTGCCTTTTCAGCCTTCATCTTCCACGAGATTTTTGACAATCCGCTGGAGGATGAAACGCCTCAGTCGCGGTTGAAGCAGATCGGCATGATGAGTGTCCTCTACATCATGCACCAGGGACATCAGCCGCTAACGCTTTCAAATATCGTCGAAACTACGGGTTTGACGCGCACCGGCGTAACCGAAACGGTAGACCCGTTGGTTCGGCGCGGGCTCCTGACGGAGAGCTTCGTGAAGAACTCGATGGGGCGCGGCAAGGCGCGACGGTTTGAGATCGCCCCGGAGATCCTGGAGAAAATTCGCAGCTTCCAGGGGAGTTAA